A genomic region of Homo sapiens chromosome 4, GRCh38.p14 Primary Assembly contains the following coding sequences:
- the IQCM gene encoding IQ domain-containing protein M isoform 7 (isoform 7 is encoded by transcript variant 12): MTTEEAMPEKAKCPTLEITKQDFFQEAKTLIAQHYEKINENKVQGTSINVFRKKHQKPKSGKYIPLEIDKKVTRDVVQEHRAALRRICFPKELSKSEHLQEPPQRISFKEPHIFSRRERCRPIDLITKGLSQTWTEDRKTYLQIRATHYWSHLP, from the exons ATGACTACTGAAGAGGCTATGCCTGAAAAAGCAAAAT GTCCTACATTAGAGATCACCAAGCAAGACTTTTTTCAAGAAGCAAAAACTCTCATTGCCCaacattatgagaaaataaatgag aATAAAGTTCAAGGTACTTCTATAAATGTTTTTAGAAAGAAACACCAAAAACCGAAATCTGGCAAATACATACCTTTGGAGATTGACAAAAAGGTAACACGTGATGTGGTGCAAGAACATCGGGCCGCACTCAGAAGGATTTGCTTTCCCAAGGAGCTTTCCAAAAGCGAGCATCTTCAGGAACCCCCACAACGAATCTCCTTCAAGGAACCACACATTTTTAGTAGAAGAGAAAGATGCAGGCCCATAGATCTAATTACAAAAG GACTCAGCCAGACTTGGACAGAGGACAGGAAGACCTATCTGCAGATAAGAGCCACCCACTACTGGTCTCATCTCCCCTGA